One Funiculus sociatus GB2-C1 DNA window includes the following coding sequences:
- a CDS encoding M16 family metallopeptidase, with protein sequence MAQSVTRSLVHPNIHRTVLDNGIVLITVENPAADIIAGRIFVRAGGAWEAREEAGVSHLLAAVITKGTEKLSSLEIAERVESVGASLGTDAAADYFLLSLKTVSADFPDMLSLAGQIMRSPTFPEAEVELERRLALQDIRSQQEQPFTIAFDQLRQAMYQDHPYALSSLGTEATMSGLNRAHLQRYHQTYFRPDNVVISLVGRLTPEDAVDLVNQVFGDWQAPPTPLPTLTLPKITPQPHWAKTPQETQQSIVMLGHIAPSVKETDYSALKLLNTYLGNGLSSRLFVELREKRGLAYDVSAFFPTRLETSQFVVYMGTAPENTAIAYEGLRTEVERLCTTQLSDTELQSAKNKLLGQYALGKQTNSQIAQVFGWYETLGLGIEFDTQFQEKITSVTPEMAQTAASQYFIEPYVSLVGPSEKIEIQA encoded by the coding sequence ATGGCTCAAAGTGTGACGCGATCGCTTGTTCATCCAAATATTCATCGCACCGTTTTAGATAATGGCATCGTATTAATTACAGTAGAGAATCCAGCGGCTGATATCATTGCCGGACGCATTTTTGTGCGGGCTGGAGGGGCTTGGGAAGCACGAGAAGAGGCTGGAGTATCTCACCTCTTAGCAGCAGTAATCACCAAAGGGACTGAAAAACTTTCTTCCCTGGAAATTGCTGAGCGAGTGGAGTCAGTCGGAGCCAGTTTAGGTACTGATGCGGCTGCGGATTATTTTTTACTCAGTCTCAAGACAGTTTCCGCAGACTTTCCCGATATGTTAAGTCTGGCGGGGCAAATTATGCGATCGCCTACTTTCCCTGAAGCGGAAGTGGAACTGGAACGCCGTCTCGCCTTGCAAGATATTCGTTCCCAGCAGGAGCAGCCGTTTACAATTGCTTTTGACCAGTTGCGACAGGCGATGTATCAAGATCATCCCTACGCCTTATCCAGCCTGGGAACAGAAGCCACTATGTCTGGGCTAAATCGCGCCCACCTCCAGCGCTACCATCAAACTTATTTCCGCCCCGATAACGTCGTAATTAGTTTAGTCGGCCGCTTAACCCCAGAAGATGCGGTAGATTTGGTTAATCAAGTGTTTGGAGATTGGCAAGCTCCCCCAACACCCTTGCCTACCCTAACTCTACCCAAAATTACCCCCCAACCCCACTGGGCAAAAACTCCGCAAGAGACGCAGCAATCAATTGTAATGTTGGGACACATAGCCCCATCAGTGAAAGAAACCGACTATTCAGCCCTGAAATTGCTGAATACTTACCTGGGTAACGGTCTTTCCAGCCGATTGTTTGTAGAACTGCGGGAAAAGCGAGGATTGGCTTACGATGTGTCAGCTTTTTTTCCCACACGGTTAGAAACGTCGCAGTTTGTAGTATATATGGGTACGGCACCGGAAAACACTGCGATCGCTTATGAAGGCTTGCGAACCGAAGTGGAACGACTTTGCACCACTCAACTGAGCGACACGGAACTGCAATCTGCCAAGAACAAACTGCTCGGTCAGTACGCTCTAGGCAAACAAACAAATTCCCAAATTGCCCAGGTTTTCGGCTGGTACGAAACTTTAGGATTGGGAATAGAGTTTGACACCCAGTTTCAGGAAAAAATCACCAGTGTCACCCCAGAAATGGCACAAACAGCGGCTTCCCAATACTTCATAGAGCCTTACGTATCGCTAGTTGGCCCATCTGAAAAGATAGAAATTCAAGCTTAA